One window of Chryseobacterium sp. JJR-5R genomic DNA carries:
- a CDS encoding nucleoside-diphosphate kinase, producing the protein MSNITFTMIKPDAVADGHIGAILGKISEGGFKIKALKLTQLTVADAKKFYEVHAERPFYGELVDFMSSGPIVAAVLEKDNAVEDFRTLIGSTNPADAAEGTIRKMFARSIGENAVHGSDSDENALIEAQFHFSGREIF; encoded by the coding sequence ATGTCTAACATTACATTCACTATGATTAAGCCTGATGCAGTTGCAGACGGGCATATCGGTGCTATATTGGGTAAAATCTCAGAAGGCGGATTCAAAATCAAAGCTTTAAAATTAACTCAGCTTACAGTAGCTGATGCTAAAAAATTCTACGAAGTACATGCAGAAAGACCTTTTTACGGAGAATTGGTAGATTTCATGAGTTCAGGACCAATTGTAGCTGCGGTTTTAGAAAAAGACAACGCTGTTGAAGATTTCAGAACTTTAATCGGCTCTACCAATCCGGCAGATGCTGCAGAAGGGACCATCAGAAAAATGTTTGCAAGAAGTATCGGGGAAAATGCCGTTCACGGTTCAGATTCTGATGAGAACGCACTTATCGAAGCCCAGTTCCATTTTTCAGGAAGGGAGATTTTCTAA